TATACCATCAGCCTCACTATTAGTATCTGTAATAATAGGTGTATTTAGAGTTATCTCTGGTTTAGTGTTATCGGTGAAATTTAAAGATGTGGCACTATTATTATCTGTGCTAGTATTACCAGCTTTATCTGTTACGCTAGCTGTTACATTAGTATTTGGCTGAACATCTGTAGTATCTATAGATATATTAAACTTACCCTCACTATCTGTAGTAACTGTGCCTATTACCTTATCTGCTACACTAATAGTTACGTTAGTGTTTGGCTGATTAGTGCTTCCGCTTAGCTCTACCCTATCGGCTATACCATCAGCCTCACTATTAGTATCTGTAATAATAGGTGTATTTAGAGTTATCTCTGGTTTAGTGTTATCGGTGAAATTTAAAGATGTGGCACTATTATTATCTGTGCTAGTATTACCAGCTTTATCTGTTACGCTAGCTGTTACATTAGTATTTGGCTGAACATCTGTAGTATCTATAGATATATTAAACTTACCCTCACTATCTGTAGTAACTGTGCCTATTACCTTATCTGCTACACTAATAGTTACGTTAGTGTTTGGCTGATTAGTGCTTCCGCTTAGCTCTACCCTATCGGCTATACCATCAGCCTCACTATTAGTATCTGTAATAATAGGTGTATTTAGAGTTATCTCTGGTTTAGTGTTATCGGTGAAATTTAAAGATGTGGCACTATTATTATCTGTGCTAGTATTACCAGCTTTATCTGTTACGCTAGCTGTTACATTAGTATTTGGCTGAACATCTGTAGTATCTATAGATATATTAAACTTACCCTCACTATCTGTAGTAACTGTGCCTATTACCTTATCTGCTACACTAATAGTTACGTTAGTGTTTGGCTGATTAGTGCTTCCGCTTAGCTCTACCCTATCGGCTATACCATCAGCCTCACTATTAGTATCTGTAATAATAGGTGTATTTAGAGTTATCTCTGGTTTAGTGTTATCGGTGAAATTTAAAGATGTGGCACTATTATTATCTGTGCTAGTATTACCAGCTTTATCTGTTACGCTAGCTGTTACATTAGTATTTGGCTGAACATCTGTAGTATCTATAGATATATTAAACTTACCCTCACTATCTGTAGTAACTGTGCCTATTACCTTATCTGCTACACTAATAGTTACGTTAGTGTTTGGCTGATTAGTGCTTCCGCTTAGCTCTACCCTATCGGCTATACCATCAGCCTCACTATTAGTATCTGTAATAATAGGTGTATTTAGAGTTATCTCTGGTTTAGTGTTATCGGTGAAATTTAAAGATGTGGCACTATTATTATCTGTGCTAGTATTACCAGCTTTATCTGTTACGCTAGCTGTTACATTAGTATTTGGCTGAACATCTGTAGTATCTATAGATATATTAAACTTACCCTCACTATCTGTAGTAACTGTGCCTATTACCTTATCTGCTACACTAATAGTTACGTTAGTGTTTGGCTGATTAGTGCTTCCGCTTAGCTCTACCCTATCGGCTATACCATCAGCCTCACTATTAGTATCTGTAATAATAGGTGTATTTAGAGTTATCTCTGGTTTAGTGTTATCGGTGAAATTTAAAGATGTGGCACTATTATTATCTGTGCTAGTATTACCAGCTTTATCTGTTACGCTAGCTGTTACATTAGTATTTGGCTGAACATCTGTAGTATCTATAGATATATTAAACTTACCCTCACTATCTGTAGTAACTGTGCCTATTACCTTATCTGCTACACTAATAGTTACGTTAGTGTTTGGCTGATTAGTGCTTCCGCTTAGCTCTACCCTATCGGCTATACCATCAGCCTCACTATTAGTATCTGTAATAATAGGTGTATTTAGAGTTATCTCTGGTTTAGTGTTATCGGTGAAATTTAAAGATGTGGCACTATTATTATCTGTGCTAGTATTACCAGCTTTATCTGTTACGCTAGCTGTTACATTAGTATTTGGCTGAACATCTGTAGTATCTATAGATATATTAAACTTACCCTCACTATCTGTAGTAACTGTGCCTATTACCTTATCTGCTACACTAATAGTTACGTTAGTGTTTGGCTGATTAGTGCTTCCGCTTAGCTCTACCCTATCGGCTATACCATCAGCCTCACTATTAGTATCTGTAATAATAGGTGTATTTAGAGTTATCTCTGGTTTAGTGTTATCGGTGAAATTTAAAGATGTGGCACTATTATTATCTGTGCTAGTATTACCAGCTTTATCTGTTACGCTAGCTGTTACATTAGTATTTGGCTGAACATCTGTAGTATCTATAGATATATTAAACTTACCCTCACTATCTGTAGTAACTGTGCCTATTACCTTATCTGCTACACTAATAGTTACGTTAGTGTTTGGCTGATTAGTGCTTCCGCTTAGCTCTACCCTATCGGCTATACCATCAGCCTCACTATTAGTATCTGTAATAATAGGTGTATTTAGAGTTATCTCTGGTTTAGTGTTATCGGTGAAATTTAAAGATGTGGCACTATTATTATCTGTGCTAGTATTACCAGCTTTATCTGTTACGCTAGCTGTTACATTAGTATTTGGCTGAACATCTGTAGTATCTATAGATATATTAAACTTACCCTCACTATCTGTAGTAACTGTGCCTATTACCTTATCTGCTACACTAATAGTTACGTTAGTGTTTGGCTGATTAGTGCTTCCGCTTAGCTCTACCCTATCGGCTATACCATCAGCCTCACTATTAGTATCTGTAATAATAGGTGTATTTAGAGTTATCTCTGGTTTAGTGTTATCGGTGAAATTTAAAGATGTGGCACTATTATTATCTGTGCTAGTATTACCAGCTTTATCTGTTACGCTAGCTGTTACATTAGTATTTGGCTGAACATCTGTAGTATCTATAGATATATTAAACTTACCCTCACTATCTGTAGTAACTGTGCCTATTACCTTATCTGCTACACTAATAGTTACGTTAGTGTTTGGCTGATTAGTGCTTCCGCTTAGCTCTACCCTATCGGCTATACCATCAGCCTCACTATTAGTATCTGTAATAATAGGTGTATTTAGAGTTATCTCTGGTTTAGTGTTATCGGTGAAATTTAAAGATGTGGCACTATTATTATCTGTGCTAGTATTACCAGCTTTATCTGTTACGCTAGCTGTTACATTAGTATTTGGCTGAACATCTGTAGTATCTATAGATATATTAAACTTACCCTCACTATCTGTAGTAACTGTGCCTATTACCTTATCTGCTACACTAATAGTTACGTTAGTGTTTGGCTGATTAGTGCTTCCGCTTAGCTCTACCCTATCGGCTATACCATCAGCCTCACTATTAGTATCTGTAATAATAGGTGTATTTAGAGTTATCTCTGGTTTAGTGTTATCGGTGAAATTTAAAGATGTGGCACTATTATTATCTGTGCTAGTATTACCAGCTTTATCTGTTACGCTAGCTGTTACATTAGTATTTGGCTGAACATCTGTAGTATCTATAGATATATTAAACTTACCCTCACTATCTGTAGTAACTGTGCCTATTACCTTATCTGCTACACTAATAGTTACGTTAGTGTTTGGCTGATTAGTGCTTCCGCTTAGCTCTACCCTATCGGCTATACCATCAGCCTCACTATTAGTATCTGTAATAATAGGTGTATTTAGAGTTATCTCTGGTTTAGTGTTATCGGTGAAATTTAAAGATGTGGCACTATTATTATCTGTGCTAGTATTACCAGCTTTATCTGTTACGCTAGCTGTTACATTAGTATTTGGCTGAACATCTGTAGTATCTATAGATATATTAAACTTACCCTCACTATCTGTAGTAACTGTGCCTATTACCTTATCTGCTACACTAATAGTTACGTTAGTGTTTGGCTGATTAGTGCTTCCGCTTAGCTCTACCCTATCGGCTATACCATCAGCCTCACTATTAGTATCTGTAATAATAGGTGTATTTAGAGTTATCTCTGGTTTAGTGTTATCGGTGAAATTTAAAGATGTGGCACTATTATTATCTGTGCTAGTATTACCAGCTTTATCTGTTACGCTAGCTGTTACATTAGTATTTGGCTGAACATCTGTAGTATCTATAGATATATTAAACTTACCCTCACTATCTGTAGTAACTGTGCCTATTACCTTATCTGCTACACTAATAGTTACGTTAGTGTTTGGCTGATTAGTGCTTCCGCTTAGCTCTACCCTATCGGCTATACCATCAGCCTCACTATTAGTATCTGTAATAATAGGTGTATTTAGAGTTATCTCTGGTTTAGTGTTATCGGTGAAATTTAAAGATGTGGCACTATTATTATCTGTGCTAGTATTACCAGCTTTATCTGTTACGCTAGCTGTTACATTAGTATTTGGCTGAACATCTGTAGTATCTATAGATATATTAAACTTACCCTCACTATCTGTAGTAACTGTGCCTATTACCTTATCTGCTACACTAATAGTTACGTTAGTGTTTGGCTGATTAGTGCTTCCGCTTAGCTCTACCCTATCGGCTATACCATCAGCCTCACTATTAGTATCTGTAATAATAGGTGTATTTAGAGTTATCTCTGGTTTAGTGTTATCGGTGAAATTTAAAGATGTGGCACTATTATTATCTGTGCTAGTATTACCAGCTTTATCTGTTACGCTAGCTGTTACATTAGTATTTGGCTGAACATCTGTAGTATCTATAGATATATTAAACTTACCCTCACTATCTGTAGTAACTGTGCCTATTACCTTATCTGCTACACTAATAGTTACGTTAGTGTTTGGCTGATTAGTGCTTCCGCTTAGCTCTACCCTATCGGCTATACCATCAGCCTCACTATTAGTATCTGTAATAATAGGTGTATTTAGAGTTATCTCTGGTTTAGTGTTATCGGTGATTATACTTGAGTTGTCAGTATTGTCGCTTGCGTCTGACATCGTACCGATCGATCCAATAGGGTTGTTTAAGCTAAGTCCGCTTAAGACCTCATCTAAACTTCTATCACTATCAGCGTAGATATTGCTTTCATGACCGCCCTCGGTAAAATACGACTCGTTAAGCTGAGCTGTGCCACTGTTGTTGCCACCTGCGACACCTGCGGCGGTTTCTTCTAAGTCATCTAGACTTTCGCCTGCTAAGATCGCCTTTTGTAAGTCCGAAAGCTCGGCTATCGCATCGGCGCCAAAACTCTCATTGCTTGCAGTGCTGTGATCTATAGCCACCGTATCATTTTCTAATATCTCTATATTTTCGCCATTATCCATGGATAAAACAGCTCTAGAGTCGCCACCTTGCGTCTTTACCGTCTCACCTAAAAAGATCGCATCGCCAACATTTAGTGCTCTTTCTTTGCCATTTTCATCAACTGCTACGACGCTACCGATAATCTGCTTTACTACTCCAACTTGCGCTGCCATGGTATTTTCCTTAGTGTTTTACTTTTATTTTGACTAGATTATAACAAAACAAGTAGCTTGCGTCTATTGTACCTAGGTACAATACAAATAACATGATCACGAAGAGCGCTCTGCTTAATGCCCCTCTCTAATCCTTAAAAACACAGGAAATCTCGGCAGCCCGTTTTTGGTTAAATTTTGATATTTATAAGTTATTATCGTGCCTATTGCAGGTGGATTTTTACGCATTTTATCACTAAAGCCCGAGCCTATCTTAAAAGTCGCAGCATCTTTTAAATTTCTACAAGTAAGGCTTCCCATAAATCCTTGAAATTTACCCCTACCCGCATTTATCTTTATAATCTCGCACTCATCGTCTAAAAATTTCTTGAGTTTTAAAATTTTATCGCTTCTGCCACTTTGATAGCTAGCGTTTGGATCGCGCACGACAACACCCTCGCCGCCATTTAAGGTTACCTTATCAAGAAATTTTACTACATTTTCGTGCGAGATGGCTGGTAGTTGCTCTATGATTTTTATTTGCGGGCAAGGATTTTTATCTAGGTAATTCCTTAAAATTTCAAGTCTTTGTATAAGACTGCCATCTTCATTTGGTAGATCAAAGACATGATACTCTAACTCGCTCCAGCCCTTGTCTTGGCTACTGTTTACAATAGAAGTTATGCGTTCAAAGTCAAGAGAGCGACTGTAAATTTCACCGTCAAGGCTAAAATTTGGGAAGCACGACAGCCAGGATTTGGGTGTGGATATGGCTAAATTTGCCCTGCTTTTTAAGGTATTGCCATTCCAAATTCCACGCACACCGTCAAGCTTCTCACTCATCATCCATGTGCTTAAATTTTCATCGCCCTTATAGACTTTAAGAAGCATTGGCTCTTTAGCAAAACAACTCGCTACAAACACCAAAAATAAAGCAAAGAGCATTTTCATGTGCTAAATTTGAACTCCGTAAAACTCGCTATACCACTCGACAAATCTCGCCACACCGTCGTTCACGCTTGTGTTTGGCTTGTAGTTAAAATCCTCTACAAGATCACTCACGTCAGCAAATGTCGCAGGCACGTCGCCAGCCTGAAGTGGCATGAAATTTTTCTCTATCTCGCGCCCTATCCTTATCTCAACCGCCTTTATGTAGTCCATGAGTTCAACTGGGCTGTTGTTGCCTATATTATAGACCTTAAACGGCGCACTTGAAGTCGCTGGATCAGGATTTTTCGCGTTCCATTTTGGGTTTGGCTTAGCTGGGTTGTCCACGCATTTTATGATACCTTTTACGATATCATCCACGTAGGTAAAGTCGCGCTTCATCTTGCCGTGATTAAAGACATCTATGCTCTTGCCCTTAAGTGCAGCTTCGGTAAATAAAAATAGCGCCATATCAGGGCGTCCCCAAGGACCATAAACGGTGAAAAAGCGTAGACCAGTGGTCGGCACACCAAAGAGGTGGCTGTAAGTATGCGCCATCATCTCGTTGCTCTTTTTTGTTACCGCGTAAAGGCTTATCGGGTGATTTACCGCTTCGTGAGTAGAAAACGGCATATTCTCATTTAGCCCGTAAACCGAGCTTGAGCTTGCGTAAACCAAGTTTGCTGTTTTGTTGTGGCGACAGCACTCTAAAATGTTTAAAAAGCCCGTGATATTACTATCTATATAAGCTTGTGGATTGATAAGCGAGTAGCGAACTCCAGCTTGTGCGGCTAGATTTACCACGCAGTCAAATTTATACTCTTTAAATAAATTTTCAAGCACCTCTTTATCGGCTAGATCTGCTTTTATAAATTTTAAATTTGCATTTGTTTTTGAGGTAATTAGCTTTCTTTCCTCTATCTCACTCACGTCAAAACCGGCATTTTTAAGACGCGCTAGTTTTAAATTTACGTCGTAGTAGTCGTTTATATTGTCATATCCAACGACCTCATCACCGCGTTTTGCTAGCGCATTTGCTAGGTGAAAGCCGATAAATCCAGCCGTTCCAGTTACTAAAATTTTCATATTTTTCCTTTACTCATCATCTAAATTTATCTCAGGTAATTGCTCGTTTAATTCTAAATTTTCACGTTTTTTGTTTTTTAAATTTACCGCACCTTTTTGCAAGATCCCATCAAGTCCGACTTTTGCCAGATGTTCATCAAGCTCTTTAGGTTCGACCCGCCCAAGGTCTTCATCTGCAAAATTTTCATCTTCAAAGTGCTCTTGAAATTCTTCTTCATACTCACTCTTGCCCTCAAGTCTTAAAATTTCGCTCTCTACCGCATCACAGAAAACATCCGTATAACTCATTTTAGGACGCTCATTTAGTAAAAATTCACTCATCACATTTAGGTAGCTAGCATAGTCTTCTGACGTTAAATTTCCACGCAAAAGCTCGTATTTTAAAAACAGCCAGTATGTATTTAGTACGTCTGATTCACAGTATTCGTTTATCTTCGCTATCTCGCCGCTAAAAAAGAGTTCGGTGACTTGATCGCCGTGCACATCGTATTTGCCAGGTAAATTTAACGAAGCACAAAGTGTGTCTAGCTTTAGACCTCTAACTGAGCCAAAATCACTAATATGATCAAGCAAATCAAGATGAAATTTACCGTCATATCTACTTCTGTAGTTTTCCCATTTATTTTTATTTAACTCGCGGTTTTCGCTCTCAAAATACGAAGGCGCGCTTAAGTTATATTTCATCGCCCTTACCATTATCATAGGAAGGTCAAACCCTCTTCCGTTAAAGCTAACTATGCGTGGATTATACTCGTTTATAAATTTGATAAATTTGGCCAAAATTTCTCTCTCATTTGCTCCTTCCATAGTGTTTACGCGCAAAAATTTACCGTATTCATCAGCCATAACCGCAGATATAACCACCGTTTTATGAAACATCACAGGCAAAAACTCACTTCCGCTTGCGGCTTTTTGCGCACTAAATGCCTGCTGACACACACTCATATCATCTCCCCTATATCCGTAAATGCGCCTTAAAAGCGAAACATCAGGTATCGTCTCGCAGTCAAATACGCAAATGTAATTTCTAGCCATTTTAAACCTTTAAAAATTTTGTAAATCATATCAAATTTTAGATTTAAAACTAAGAAATATTTTTGATTTAAAAATTTAATCCGACAATTTTCATTTTACATATAATTTTGATAATTATTTGACATTAATTATCAAAATAGATATAATACTCGCGAAAAAATTTAAAGGCAGAAGAGAAATTTATGGAATTATTAAAAGGCAACCTCGACTACATTATTATAGGGATTTTAGGCTTTATGAGCTTTTTTGTTATTTGGTATAGCATTGAGCGCATGATTTATTACGCAAAAGTCGATATAACGCAATTTAAAGCCATAGAAACGCTCGAAGAAGCACTTACTAAAAATTTAACAACACTTTATATTGTGTATTCAAACGCTCCTTATATCGGGCTTTTAGGCACGGTTGGCGGTATCATGATAACATTTTACGACATGGGTATGGCAGGAGGGATCGATACAAAAAGTATTATGATAGGTCTTTCTTTGGCACTTAAGGCAACGGCATTTGGCCTGCTAGTAGCGATACCTACGCTCATGATCTACAACGGCTTTGTAAGAAAGGTCGATGTCATACTAAACCGCTATAAGGCATACAATGCGCTTAAATAGAAAAGACGGGCTAAATATCGTTCCTTTTATCGATATTATGCTTGTTTTGCTTGCCATTGTGCTTAGTATCTCGACATTTATAGCACAGGGAAATATCCCTATAGATCTGCCTAGTTCAAATAGTGCAAAACAAGAGAAAGACGATAAAAAAGTGAGTATAGTTATTGATAAAGATAATAAGATTTTTATCGATGAAACAGAGGTTTATGACGAAGAGCTTAAAGACAAGCTTAGCAATGTCGACCCTAAAATGCTCATCGAACTTAGAAGTGACAAAGAGTCTAAATTTGACACTTTCGTCAAGGTTATTGATATTTTAAAAGAAAAACAACATGAAAACTTTGCAATCACAACTATCACTAAATAAATTCTCAAATTTTAGCGGATTTACTGTATCCGCTTTGGTTCACGCATTTTTTGTCGTATTTTTACTCCATCACCCTTTTGAGCAGATAAAACCTGCCGAAAACAAATCCATAAAGATAAACTTACACTCGTTTAACGTCCCGACATCAACAGTTGAAATTTCAAGCGCTCCACAGATAGCACCTGAGGTTATGATACCAGAGCCCACTCCTCCTGCTCCTGTGTTACCGCCAAAAGAGGCAGAAAAGCCAAAGCCTATCCAACCGATAAAAGAGATAAAACCTCAACCAAAAAAGATGGAAAGAAAAAAGGTTGAGAAAAAGATAGAAAAACCAAAAGAGATCGCCCCTTTGCAACCTACCCTAACACAAAATACACCTCCCGCTAACGTGGCTAATCCAAACAATTTACCGACGACTAATGCCGTTCAAGCAGCAGCTCCGATTGCAAAAATAGCTGAGCTAAATTTATCAAACTCTGCAGGCAGCGAAGAGTTTAAAAAGATAGTTGATGCGATAGTAAAAAACCAGCGATATCCCAAAAATGCAAAGAAAATGCGCCAACAAGGTGTCGCAGAAGTAAAATTTCTCATACGAAAAAACGGTTCGGTAGACGAGATAAAGATAGCCAAAAGTTCAGGATATGCAAGTCTTGACGAGGGAGCTATAAACAACGTAAAGCGTGCGAGTAAGGACTTTCCGATGCTTGGCGCGGATTATTACATAAACATTCCGATCTCATTTAGACTTTTATGATCAGGATAAATTTAAAGCTATCCACTAAAAATTTAGTGGATTAGCCGTTTTGTGTGTTAAAATTTTAAAAAGCAATTAGTCCAAAAATTCCTCTTTAAATTTCTCTTTATCAAAATTTTTATTTAAAAATTTACAGATCTGTTCCAAATCAACACGAGCCGTCTCAAAACAACTTGTAGCTCCCGGACTTGGCGTCATGTTAAAGCTTATGCCGTTATTTGTGCTTATCCTGCCCTCGCCAAGATCAAGCTTTTTATTAAGCCTATCCACAACTTGAGGTCTTACACCTCCAAAATTTTTAGCATAAAAAAGATCATCCTCTCTTAAGCTAGGCACGATTTTACGGGCATCTTTAACAAATTCTTTTTTATTTATAAAAGGGATCTCAAACAAGAAATTTCTTAAAACATAAGAGCGAATGTCTTCATCTTTCATTAAATTTACAAAAACTTCAAGCACATTTCTGTCAAATTTCAAAGCACTTAAAAATTCAAAAAAGCTTGAATTTCCATGATATCTCTCAAGCTTTGGCATGACAAGAGCAGTAGGTCCAAAGCGGGTATTGCCGTTTGCAAGGATGTCCGGATCTCCGTGAAGCGCAGCAAAAGGCAACTTGTCATTTTGCATCATATAAACCTTGCCTTTTAGAAAATTTTTCTTTGCAAAGTAAAAACTTCCCGCCACCGGCAGCGTGCTAAGGTGCATTCCATAGCCCATTTTATGAGCAAGATAGAGCGAGTGAGCACCCGCATCAACCACAACATAATCAGCACCAATCGACTGGCTGTCGCTTGTTTTTAGATAAAACGTATCGCCAACTTTTTTTATATCAAGGACATTGCAATTTAGACTTAGCTCATAACCGTCTCCGCCTATTTTTTGAGCGTTTTTTACGAGAGAGTCAGACATCGCACCAAAGTCAACCGTTGTGTATTGACCTTCTTTTGTGCCCATAGCCACTATATTTTCGGAGCGGGGATTGGCATTTATGTCAAATACAACATTTGGCTCTATCTGCTTTAAGTCCTCTTTAGAATAAAGCTCAAGATAAGGAAACACTTCTTTAAATTCACCGTATCTTGCCGTAAGTTTTTGCACCTCTTCGTCGCCAACAGCCAAAACCATCTTTTGATGAGAAAACATAAATTTGCCCTCATAGCCGTATTTTAGACCGTATTTTATCGGCATTTTTGCTACTTTATTGACCCGTTTTGCTTTTTCTAGTGTGTAGTTCGTCTCGATGTCACCACAATGAATCGTCTGCGAGTTACATCTGCCGTTTGAGTTTAGAGTAGCTACTCCTTCATATTTTTCCAAAAGGGCCACTCGTTTTATGTCCGTAAAAGCCGCTAACTCATAAAACAGTGCCGTCCCGCTGATACCTGCGCCAACTATAACTACTTCGAAATGTTTCTGCCGCATCAATGCCCCTAAGTTAAATTTGTAATCTAAATCATA
This is a stretch of genomic DNA from Campylobacter sp. RM6914. It encodes these proteins:
- a CDS encoding 3'-5' exonuclease — translated: MARNYICVFDCETIPDVSLLRRIYGYRGDDMSVCQQAFSAQKAASGSEFLPVMFHKTVVISAVMADEYGKFLRVNTMEGANEREILAKFIKFINEYNPRIVSFNGRGFDLPMIMVRAMKYNLSAPSYFESENRELNKNKWENYRSRYDGKFHLDLLDHISDFGSVRGLKLDTLCASLNLPGKYDVHGDQVTELFFSGEIAKINEYCESDVLNTYWLFLKYELLRGNLTSEDYASYLNVMSEFLLNERPKMSYTDVFCDAVESEILRLEGKSEYEEEFQEHFEDENFADEDLGRVEPKELDEHLAKVGLDGILQKGAVNLKNKKRENLELNEQLPEINLDDE
- the exbB gene encoding TonB-system energizer ExbB gives rise to the protein MELLKGNLDYIIIGILGFMSFFVIWYSIERMIYYAKVDITQFKAIETLEEALTKNLTTLYIVYSNAPYIGLLGTVGGIMITFYDMGMAGGIDTKSIMIGLSLALKATAFGLLVAIPTLMIYNGFVRKVDVILNRYKAYNALK
- the exbD gene encoding TonB system transport protein ExbD, which encodes MRLNRKDGLNIVPFIDIMLVLLAIVLSISTFIAQGNIPIDLPSSNSAKQEKDDKKVSIVIDKDNKIFIDETEVYDEELKDKLSNVDPKMLIELRSDKESKFDTFVKVIDILKEKQHENFAITTITK
- a CDS encoding energy transducer TonB; the protein is MKTLQSQLSLNKFSNFSGFTVSALVHAFFVVFLLHHPFEQIKPAENKSIKINLHSFNVPTSTVEISSAPQIAPEVMIPEPTPPAPVLPPKEAEKPKPIQPIKEIKPQPKKMERKKVEKKIEKPKEIAPLQPTLTQNTPPANVANPNNLPTTNAVQAAAPIAKIAELNLSNSAGSEEFKKIVDAIVKNQRYPKNAKKMRQQGVAEVKFLIRKNGSVDEIKIAKSSGYASLDEGAINNVKRASKDFPMLGADYYINIPISFRLL
- a CDS encoding FAD-dependent oxidoreductase: MRQKHFEVVIVGAGISGTALFYELAAFTDIKRVALLEKYEGVATLNSNGRCNSQTIHCGDIETNYTLEKAKRVNKVAKMPIKYGLKYGYEGKFMFSHQKMVLAVGDEEVQKLTARYGEFKEVFPYLELYSKEDLKQIEPNVVFDINANPRSENIVAMGTKEGQYTTVDFGAMSDSLVKNAQKIGGDGYELSLNCNVLDIKKVGDTFYLKTSDSQSIGADYVVVDAGAHSLYLAHKMGYGMHLSTLPVAGSFYFAKKNFLKGKVYMMQNDKLPFAALHGDPDILANGNTRFGPTALVMPKLERYHGNSSFFEFLSALKFDRNVLEVFVNLMKDEDIRSYVLRNFLFEIPFINKKEFVKDARKIVPSLREDDLFYAKNFGGVRPQVVDRLNKKLDLGEGRISTNNGISFNMTPSPGATSCFETARVDLEQICKFLNKNFDKEKFKEEFLD